From a single Cherax quadricarinatus isolate ZL_2023a chromosome 9, ASM3850222v1, whole genome shotgun sequence genomic region:
- the LOC128685997 gene encoding uncharacterized protein, producing the protein MAEGDDPTNQGGGYPRPYSHVIQSNPYTHEMTLAAHRLSDSRFFFSERRLSQLFNVDAWTEEAAVTPNEFGEEDDPGHDPPPEPAPRASYCPPSPGTPGDPTPQGANPHFPGGRQPSLYSTLGSGCHLDPRFSAEVALDMARLSTLSGGSGRFSSGRLDDEDDEDSYGVGNNGDVTPTPGSPGSCLNSHNVSARYSQLSTMTDSLASSGHRSSLPSVLSELAGEVDGVADLLTDDDDGLGPGPMVWGGDEVVNWQERCLELELSLQRFRDQAGKIRELLREKVSYSFVNCLFN; encoded by the coding sequence ATGGCAGAAGGCGACGATCCCACTAACCAGGGAGGGGGTTACCCGCGCCCTTACTCGCATGTCATTCAGTCCAATCCTTACACCCACGAAATGACCCTTGCAGCCCATAGACTCTCAGATTCGAGGTTCTTTTTCTCGGAAAGGCGACTGTCGCAGCTGTTCAACGTCGACGCGTGGACGGAAGAGGCTGCGGTAACTCCTAATGAGTTTGGCGAGGAAGATGACCCGGGTCATGACCCTCCACCAGAGCCAGCTCCTCGTGCGTCCTACTGCCCACCTTCCCCAGGAACTCCTGGGGATCCGACGCCCCAGGGAGCAAATCCGCATTTTCCGGGTGGTCGTCAGCCTTCCCTCTATTCCACCCTGGGTTCTGGCTGCCACTTAGACCCCAGGTTCTCGGCCGAGGTGGCCCTCGACATGGCTCGCCTCTCCACCCTCAGTGGCGGCTCTGGCCGCTTTAGTTCAGGTCGCCTGGATGACGAAGATGACGAGGATTCATACGGCGTTGGCAACAACGGCGACGTGACACCTACCCCGGGCTCCCCTGGCTCGTGTCTCAACTCTCACAATGTGTCAGCAAGATACTCCCAACTCTCCACTATGACTGACTCCCTCGCTTCCTCAGGTCACCGCTCCTCCCTGCCCTCCGTCCTGTCGGAGTTGGCAGGGGAGGTGGATGGTGTGGCAGACCTCCTTACTGACGACGACGATGGTCTGGGTCCCGGACCCATGGTATGGGGCGGGGACGAAGTGGTCAACTGGCAAGAAAGATGCCTAGAGCTAGAGCTCTCCCTGCAGAGGTTCCGGGATCAGGCCGGCAAGATCAGGGAACTCCTCAGAGAAAAGGTGAGTTACTCCTTTGTCAATTGTCTTTTTAATTAG